A section of the Flavobacteriales bacterium genome encodes:
- a CDS encoding DUF2191 domain-containing protein encodes MKTTIELPEALFEKAKRHARARKTTLKALIEQGLRLVLAEKHGDPAFKLRDASVGGAGLNPEFKDAPWEMVRDTIYRGEGA; translated from the coding sequence ATGAAGACCACCATCGAACTACCGGAGGCGTTGTTCGAAAAAGCCAAGCGCCATGCACGCGCACGGAAGACCACGTTGAAGGCGCTGATCGAGCAAGGTCTGCGCTTGGTGCTGGCCGAGAAGCATGGTGACCCCGCCTTCAAGCTGAGGGATGCCAGCGTAGGCGGTGCCGGTCTCAACCCTGAATTCAAGGATGCTCCTTGGGAGATGGTCCGCGATACGATCTACAGGGGCGAAGGGGCATGA
- a CDS encoding PIN domain-containing protein translates to MIAVDTNLLVFAHRRDSSFHSSAKDLVTQLAEDRAAWAIPWPCLHEFHAIVTHPRIYAPPSTPEQSIAQIEAWLASPTLQLLSENEMHWPELRGLLGKAKVQGPLVHDARIAAICLSHGVRELWSADRDFSRFPRLRVKNPLIKA, encoded by the coding sequence ATGATCGCCGTGGACACCAATCTTCTGGTATTCGCCCACCGGCGCGATTCGTCGTTCCATTCGAGCGCCAAGGACCTGGTGACCCAGCTCGCTGAGGACAGGGCGGCCTGGGCCATACCCTGGCCCTGCCTGCATGAGTTCCACGCCATCGTGACGCATCCGCGCATCTACGCACCGCCCAGCACGCCGGAACAGTCCATCGCACAGATCGAGGCCTGGCTCGCCTCGCCCACGTTGCAGCTCCTTTCGGAGAACGAGATGCACTGGCCTGAGCTGCGCGGGCTGTTGGGCAAGGCCAAGGTGCAAGGCCCCTTGGTGCATGATGCGCGCATCGCGGCGATCTGCCTGAGCCATGGTGTCCGTGAGCTCTGGTCCGCCGACCGGGACTTCAGCCGGTTCCCCCGCCTGCGCGTCAAGAATCCGCTCATCAAGGCCTGA
- a CDS encoding isocitrate dehydrogenase (NADP(+)) codes for MSKIKVTKPVVELDGDEMTRIIWKWIKDQLILPYVDVPIEYYDLGIEHRDRTDDKVTVESAKAILKHHVGIKCATITPDEARVEEFGLKQMWKSPNGTIRNILNGTVFREPIVISNIPRLVPGWTQPIVIGRHAFGDQYRATDAVIKGKGKLTMTFTPEDGGSPTTWDVYQFDGNGVALSMYNTDESIEGFAMSCFNLALSKKWPLYLSTKNTILKKYDGRFKDIFEDIYQKHFKADFEKAGIVYEHRLIDDMVASAMKWSGGFVWACKNYDGDVQSDTVAQGFGSLGLMTSVLITPDGKTMEAEAAHGTVTRHYRMHQQGKPTSTNPIASIFAWTRGLAFRGKLDGNQALIDFCTKLEQVCIRTVESGKMTKDLAVCIHGEKVGPEHYLTTEKFMDALRTDLERGMA; via the coding sequence ATGTCGAAGATCAAGGTGACCAAGCCCGTTGTGGAGCTCGATGGCGATGAGATGACCCGCATCATCTGGAAGTGGATCAAGGACCAGCTGATCCTCCCCTATGTGGATGTGCCCATCGAGTACTACGACCTTGGCATCGAGCACCGCGACAGGACCGACGACAAGGTGACGGTGGAGAGCGCGAAGGCCATCCTGAAGCACCATGTGGGCATCAAGTGCGCCACCATCACGCCGGATGAGGCCCGTGTGGAGGAGTTCGGATTGAAGCAGATGTGGAAGAGCCCCAACGGCACCATCCGCAACATCCTGAACGGCACCGTGTTCCGCGAGCCCATCGTGATCAGCAACATCCCGCGCCTGGTGCCGGGGTGGACGCAGCCCATCGTCATCGGCCGCCACGCCTTCGGCGACCAGTACCGCGCCACCGACGCGGTGATCAAAGGCAAGGGCAAGCTCACCATGACCTTCACCCCGGAGGACGGCGGCAGCCCCACCACCTGGGACGTGTACCAGTTCGATGGCAACGGTGTGGCCCTGAGCATGTACAACACCGACGAGAGCATCGAGGGCTTCGCGATGAGCTGCTTCAACCTCGCGCTCAGCAAGAAGTGGCCGCTCTACCTCAGCACCAAGAACACCATCCTCAAGAAGTACGACGGCCGCTTCAAGGACATCTTCGAGGACATCTACCAGAAGCACTTCAAGGCTGATTTCGAGAAGGCCGGCATCGTGTACGAGCACCGCTTGATCGACGACATGGTGGCCAGCGCCATGAAGTGGAGCGGCGGCTTCGTGTGGGCCTGCAAGAACTACGACGGCGACGTGCAGAGCGACACGGTGGCGCAGGGCTTCGGCTCGCTGGGCCTGATGACCAGTGTGCTGATCACCCCGGACGGGAAGACCATGGAGGCCGAGGCCGCGCACGGCACCGTGACCCGCCACTACCGCATGCACCAGCAGGGCAAGCCCACCAGCACCAACCCCATCGCCAGCATCTTCGCCTGGACGCGCGGGCTGGCCTTCCGCGGCAAGCTGGACGGCAACCAGGCCCTGATCGACTTCTGCACGAAGCTGGAGCAGGTGTGCATCCGCACCGTGGAGAGCGGGAAGATGACGAAGGACCTCGCGGTGTGCATCCACGGGGAGAAGGTGGGCCCCGAGCACTACCTCACCACCGAGAAGTTCATGGACGCCCTGCGCACCGATCTGGAGCGTGGCATGGCCTGA
- a CDS encoding gliding motility-associated C-terminal domain-containing protein yields MRHAAPIIAVLVMLLLPAGLYATHISGVDISTTCVGNNQFQITLNLFRDCSGISMQATEDVQVTSSCGQSFTITLQQGPGSGQEISQLCPPILPQSDCGNGGYPGMEAYNYVGLVTLNPPCNSWTISWSDCCRNTSVNVPGSVNDDMYGEAVLNTATAPCNDSPVFTAQPIPFVCLNQPVNYNFGVYDPNGDSLVYTFIEGRIDGSTALGYGAGYTGTNPIPGITLDPNSGAVSFTPTQTGNFIVVVEVAEYDANGNLLGTVMRDMQFTVINCTNIIPDGPQALSNLTGDATQTGPFSVELCPGDQFCLDLVFGDGNPLDSLTLTSNVDLVFPGATFVQTGVNPATASICGTAQPGTSSTAFTVTAEDNACPVTGLVSATIFIQILPSTVINIQDTVLCYADNLALLATGGNIFTWTVLSGPPLQVPTNFSCNPCANPVAMPTATTVYEVTSDLQGQGCVNKDTVTVVVVPPFGFDAITLTDPSCFGLADGSVQVTPWGTPGPPWTYELYAGGLLQQTVTANGPGTLAGVADGTYTVELVEPSGCRHDTVVVLNEPPLLVASTSDTTICLTTEAVLSAQAVGGTAPYGFTWDQGLVGSGPHTVDPLVSTVYTVFATDAQGCTSAPVTATVDQYPALSVAASAPDSICIDAASDLSAVAGGGIGAPYTFTWFELGNGSIGTGDVLSYTPSGQVNTFYVVVTDGCGTPAAADTVDVAWYPPPVPLLAPDRYEDCHPATFTFTNLTAASDVGALCEWDFGDGNTAQGCATVTNTFVNVGCYDVTLTVYSPEGCPGTATFPQVVCARPYPVADFDYFPQSANVLDPEVAFFDRSQFQVSWAWSFGAGCVPDSAFEPDPIVLFPEDDEGDYPVWLHVTNQYGCPDSVMKVVHIDGIFFLYMPNAFTPDGDGVNDLFGPSGQGLADADYEFTVFDRWGSPVFRTNDWTEHWTGAGPGGGPAVQGVYAWRLKAKDRYRGHRKEAMGHVTLVR; encoded by the coding sequence ATGCGCCACGCTGCCCCGATCATCGCCGTGCTGGTGATGCTGCTGCTTCCTGCAGGGCTCTACGCCACGCACATCAGCGGGGTGGACATCAGCACCACCTGCGTCGGCAACAACCAGTTCCAGATCACCCTGAACCTGTTCCGGGATTGCAGCGGCATCAGCATGCAGGCCACGGAGGACGTGCAGGTGACGAGCAGCTGCGGGCAGTCCTTCACCATCACGCTGCAGCAAGGCCCGGGCTCGGGGCAGGAGATCAGCCAGTTGTGCCCGCCGATCCTGCCCCAGAGCGACTGCGGCAACGGCGGCTATCCCGGCATGGAGGCCTACAACTACGTGGGGCTCGTGACCCTGAACCCGCCCTGCAATTCCTGGACGATCAGTTGGAGCGACTGCTGCCGGAACACCTCGGTGAACGTTCCGGGCAGCGTCAACGACGACATGTACGGGGAGGCGGTGCTGAACACGGCCACGGCCCCCTGCAACGACAGCCCGGTCTTCACTGCGCAGCCCATCCCCTTCGTGTGCCTCAACCAACCGGTGAACTACAACTTCGGGGTGTACGACCCCAATGGGGATTCGCTGGTCTACACCTTCATCGAAGGTCGCATCGATGGCAGCACCGCGTTGGGCTACGGTGCGGGCTACACGGGCACCAACCCCATTCCGGGCATCACCCTGGACCCCAACTCGGGCGCCGTGAGCTTCACGCCCACGCAGACGGGCAACTTCATCGTGGTGGTGGAGGTGGCCGAGTACGATGCCAACGGCAACCTGCTGGGCACGGTGATGCGCGACATGCAGTTCACCGTCATCAACTGCACCAACATCATCCCCGACGGTCCGCAGGCGTTGAGCAACCTCACCGGCGACGCCACCCAGACCGGACCGTTCAGCGTGGAGCTCTGCCCGGGTGATCAGTTCTGCCTGGATCTGGTCTTCGGCGATGGCAATCCCCTGGACTCCCTCACCCTCACCTCGAACGTGGACCTGGTGTTCCCCGGGGCCACCTTCGTGCAGACCGGGGTGAACCCGGCCACAGCGAGCATCTGCGGCACCGCGCAGCCCGGCACCAGTTCTACCGCCTTCACGGTGACCGCCGAGGACAACGCCTGCCCGGTGACCGGCCTGGTGAGCGCCACCATCTTCATCCAGATCCTCCCCAGCACGGTGATCAACATCCAGGACACGGTGCTCTGCTACGCCGACAACCTGGCGCTGCTGGCCACCGGCGGCAACATCTTCACCTGGACCGTGCTGAGCGGACCGCCGCTTCAGGTGCCCACCAACTTCAGCTGCAATCCGTGCGCGAACCCCGTGGCCATGCCCACGGCCACCACGGTGTACGAGGTCACCAGCGACCTGCAGGGTCAGGGCTGCGTGAACAAGGACACGGTGACCGTGGTGGTGGTGCCACCCTTCGGGTTCGATGCCATCACCCTCACCGACCCCAGCTGCTTCGGCCTCGCCGATGGCAGCGTGCAGGTGACGCCCTGGGGGACGCCAGGCCCCCCGTGGACCTATGAGCTGTATGCCGGTGGGTTGCTGCAGCAGACCGTGACCGCGAACGGGCCCGGAACGCTTGCGGGCGTCGCGGATGGCACGTACACCGTGGAACTGGTGGAACCCAGCGGGTGCCGCCATGACACCGTCGTGGTGCTGAACGAACCGCCGCTGCTGGTGGCCTCCACCAGCGACACCACCATCTGCCTCACCACCGAGGCCGTACTGAGCGCACAGGCCGTGGGCGGCACCGCCCCGTACGGCTTCACCTGGGACCAGGGTCTTGTCGGCAGCGGTCCGCACACCGTGGATCCCCTGGTGAGCACCGTGTACACCGTGTTCGCCACGGACGCACAGGGCTGCACCTCCGCACCGGTGACGGCCACGGTGGACCAGTATCCCGCGCTGAGCGTGGCGGCCTCCGCGCCGGACTCCATCTGCATCGACGCCGCTTCGGACCTGAGCGCCGTGGCCGGTGGCGGCATCGGCGCACCCTACACCTTCACCTGGTTCGAGCTGGGCAACGGGTCCATCGGCACCGGTGATGTCCTCTCCTACACGCCCAGCGGCCAGGTGAACACCTTCTACGTGGTGGTCACCGACGGATGCGGGACCCCGGCCGCTGCGGATACGGTGGACGTGGCCTGGTATCCGCCCCCGGTGCCGCTGCTGGCGCCCGATCGTTACGAGGACTGCCACCCGGCCACCTTCACCTTCACCAACCTCACCGCCGCGAGCGATGTGGGCGCGTTGTGCGAATGGGACTTCGGTGACGGCAACACCGCGCAGGGCTGCGCCACGGTGACCAACACCTTCGTGAACGTGGGCTGCTACGACGTCACCCTCACGGTGTACAGCCCCGAGGGCTGCCCGGGCACGGCCACCTTCCCGCAGGTGGTGTGCGCCCGCCCCTATCCGGTGGCCGATTTCGACTACTTCCCGCAGAGCGCCAACGTGCTCGATCCGGAGGTGGCCTTCTTCGACCGGTCGCAGTTCCAGGTGAGCTGGGCCTGGTCGTTCGGTGCGGGCTGCGTGCCCGACTCGGCCTTCGAACCCGACCCCATCGTGCTCTTCCCCGAGGATGATGAAGGCGACTACCCGGTGTGGCTGCATGTGACCAACCAGTACGGCTGCCCGGACAGCGTGATGAAGGTGGTGCACATCGACGGCATCTTCTTCCTCTACATGCCTAATGCCTTCACGCCGGACGGTGATGGCGTGAACGACCTGTTCGGACCCTCGGGCCAGGGCCTGGCCGATGCGGACTACGAGTTCACCGTGTTCGACCGCTGGGGCAGCCCCGTGTTCCGCACGAACGACTGGACCGAGCATTGGACCGGGGCCGGTCCCGGAGGAGGTCCGGCGGTGCAGGGGGTGTACGCCTGGCGGCTGAAGGCGAAGGACCGGTACCGCGGCCATCGCAAGGAGGCCATGGGCCATGTGACGCTCGTGCGCTGA
- a CDS encoding MATE family efflux transporter, whose protein sequence is MAATSPITRKDIDRLAVPAIISGIAEPLIALVDTAFVGSLGTADLGAVGIASSFFLLVVWVLAQTRSAVLSVVARYTGEQRLEAIRGLVPIAIWMNVGLGIFFHLTTAPFAEDIFRLYNAEGAVLSKAVDYFHIRSLGFPLSLATFAITGAFRGIQNLSWSMWISLLGAAVNLVLNPLLIFGWGPVPGLGIEGSAWASVTAQAVMCATALVMLRTRTPFPVWPRRWHHPELKALWLLSGNLFARTMALNACYYLGNRYATGYGEAHIGAHSIAMQIWLFSAFFIDGYAAAGSVLAGRLNGERNWRDLHRMSWQVVRVSVLIGAALAALYALGYRWIGPLFTDDPSVQALFDGVFWMVVLTQPINAVAFAFDGIFKGLGDGVALRNVLLFSTLLVFVPVAWMGHEAGWELYGVWSAFLAWMIARGVWLMVLFQRRHGPHGSTGGARTFGA, encoded by the coding sequence GTGGCCGCCACCTCGCCCATCACCCGGAAGGACATCGACCGTCTGGCCGTGCCAGCGATCATCAGCGGCATCGCCGAACCGCTGATCGCGCTGGTGGACACGGCCTTCGTGGGCAGCCTGGGCACCGCCGACCTGGGTGCCGTGGGCATCGCCAGCAGTTTCTTCCTGCTGGTGGTGTGGGTGCTGGCGCAGACGCGCAGCGCGGTGCTGAGCGTGGTGGCCCGCTACACCGGTGAGCAACGGCTGGAGGCGATCCGCGGCCTGGTGCCCATCGCCATCTGGATGAACGTGGGCCTGGGGATCTTCTTCCACCTGACCACCGCCCCCTTCGCCGAGGACATCTTCCGGCTGTACAATGCCGAGGGCGCCGTGCTCAGCAAGGCGGTGGACTACTTCCACATCCGTTCGCTCGGGTTCCCCCTGTCCCTGGCCACCTTCGCCATCACCGGCGCCTTCCGGGGCATCCAGAACCTCAGCTGGAGCATGTGGATCAGCCTGCTGGGTGCGGCGGTGAACCTGGTGCTGAACCCCCTGCTCATCTTCGGATGGGGTCCGGTGCCGGGCCTGGGCATCGAAGGTTCGGCCTGGGCCAGCGTGACCGCCCAGGCGGTGATGTGCGCCACGGCCCTGGTGATGCTGCGCACCCGCACGCCGTTCCCGGTGTGGCCCAGGCGCTGGCATCACCCCGAGCTGAAGGCGCTGTGGCTCCTGAGCGGCAACCTCTTCGCCCGCACCATGGCCCTCAACGCCTGCTACTACCTGGGCAACCGCTACGCCACCGGCTACGGCGAGGCCCACATCGGTGCGCACAGCATCGCCATGCAGATCTGGCTCTTCAGCGCCTTCTTCATCGACGGCTACGCGGCGGCGGGCAGTGTGCTGGCCGGAAGGCTCAACGGCGAACGCAACTGGCGCGACCTGCACCGCATGAGCTGGCAGGTGGTGCGGGTCAGCGTGCTCATCGGTGCCGCGCTGGCCGCGCTCTACGCGCTCGGCTATCGCTGGATCGGCCCGCTCTTCACCGACGACCCGTCCGTGCAGGCGCTTTTCGATGGCGTGTTCTGGATGGTGGTCCTCACCCAGCCCATCAACGCGGTCGCCTTCGCCTTCGATGGCATCTTCAAGGGACTGGGCGACGGCGTGGCGCTGCGCAATGTGCTGCTCTTCAGCACGCTGCTGGTGTTCGTGCCCGTGGCGTGGATGGGCCACGAGGCCGGCTGGGAGCTGTACGGGGTGTGGAGCGCCTTCCTGGCCTGGATGATCGCCCGCGGTGTGTGGCTCATGGTGCTGTTCCAACGCCGGCATGGCCCCCACGGCAGCACCGGAGGGGCGCGTACTTTTGGCGCATGA
- a CDS encoding AMP-binding protein, which yields MRPELMLPSGLDEEAVLALQDRLLCEHVHRLAERSPHYQRLFRELGLHPGDIRGVADLHRLPFTRNTDLEAAGDALLCVERRAVIDHVTTSGTTGKPVALLLDEPDLERLTANEHNSLVMAGVTAEDVVQLMTTLDRRFMAGLAYFLGARALGAGVVRVGPGAAALQWDSIHRFGTTVLVTVPSFLVKLIDHARAHGIDPAGSTVRRALCIGEPIHDPDGGWNNLGRRIKEGWDIELLGTYASTEMATACTETREGSGHAVQPQLMLVEVLDEHDRPVAHGQAGEVVVTPFHVSAMPLLRYRTGDICVRYEGAMDGGGGRLHLGPVLGRRQQRLKVRGTTLFPAQVLDAINAMPVIPTFVVVCTTDELGGDDLEVLVDLEGDALEALREQLRATLRVAPRMTTLPGAAIETLKWPRDSRKPHLFIDRRTPHRHLP from the coding sequence ATGCGACCCGAACTGATGCTGCCATCCGGCCTCGATGAAGAGGCCGTCCTCGCGCTGCAGGACCGTCTGCTGTGCGAACACGTGCACCGCCTGGCCGAACGGTCCCCCCACTACCAGCGGCTCTTCCGCGAACTGGGCCTGCACCCGGGTGACATCCGGGGCGTGGCCGACCTGCACCGCCTTCCGTTCACGCGCAACACCGATCTGGAGGCGGCGGGTGATGCGCTGCTCTGCGTGGAGCGCCGCGCGGTGATCGACCATGTGACCACCTCGGGCACCACCGGAAAGCCCGTGGCCCTGCTGCTGGATGAGCCCGATCTGGAGCGCCTCACGGCCAACGAGCACAACTCGTTGGTGATGGCGGGGGTGACCGCCGAGGATGTGGTGCAGTTGATGACCACGCTGGACCGCCGCTTCATGGCGGGCCTGGCCTATTTCCTGGGTGCCCGGGCGCTCGGGGCCGGCGTGGTGCGCGTGGGTCCCGGCGCGGCCGCCCTGCAGTGGGACAGCATCCACCGGTTCGGCACCACCGTGCTGGTCACCGTGCCCAGCTTTCTGGTGAAGCTCATCGATCACGCCCGCGCCCACGGCATCGACCCGGCGGGGAGCACGGTCCGCAGGGCGCTCTGCATCGGCGAGCCCATCCACGACCCCGACGGCGGCTGGAACAACCTGGGCCGGCGCATCAAGGAAGGCTGGGACATCGAGCTCCTGGGCACCTACGCCAGCACCGAGATGGCCACGGCCTGTACGGAAACACGCGAAGGCAGCGGCCACGCCGTGCAGCCCCAGCTGATGCTGGTGGAGGTGCTCGATGAGCACGACCGGCCGGTGGCGCACGGCCAGGCCGGCGAGGTGGTCGTCACCCCCTTCCACGTGAGCGCGATGCCGCTGCTGCGCTACCGCACGGGCGACATCTGCGTGCGGTACGAGGGGGCCATGGACGGCGGCGGTGGCCGCTTGCATCTGGGCCCGGTGCTGGGCCGGCGCCAGCAGCGCCTGAAGGTCCGCGGCACCACCCTCTTCCCCGCGCAGGTGCTCGATGCGATCAACGCCATGCCGGTGATCCCTACCTTCGTCGTCGTCTGCACCACGGACGAACTGGGGGGGGACGACCTGGAGGTCCTGGTCGATCTGGAAGGTGACGCATTGGAGGCCCTGCGCGAGCAATTGCGGGCCACGTTGCGGGTAGCCCCTCGGATGACCACCCTGCCCGGCGCGGCCATCGAGACCTTGAAATGGCCGCGGGACAGCCGCAAGCCCCACCTCTTCATCGACCGCCGCACCCCACACCGCCACCTGCCATGA